One part of the Sporosarcina ureae genome encodes these proteins:
- a CDS encoding amidohydrolase family protein yields the protein MKKYINANIYGDPDSHEFLVKDGQFTAIGNDLDNADEVIDLQGRLVLPPYVDPHLHLDYIFSGLGEGNANVSGTLFEGIQRWSDNKKSLTEEMVRERAIKGIQKEVSKGVQFIRTHVDITDPNLTGMKALVTLREELKDLVTLQLVAFPQEGFFRYEGAERLMQEALEMGADVVGGFLTLKFRMSMAWSHCDVLSTWPSSIM from the coding sequence ATGAAGAAATATATAAATGCGAATATATACGGTGACCCAGATTCCCATGAGTTTTTAGTGAAAGATGGTCAGTTTACCGCAATAGGTAATGATCTAGATAACGCAGATGAAGTAATTGATCTGCAAGGACGTTTAGTATTGCCACCTTATGTGGACCCTCATTTACATTTGGATTATATCTTTTCGGGACTAGGCGAAGGAAATGCAAATGTATCCGGAACATTATTTGAAGGCATTCAGCGTTGGAGTGATAATAAGAAATCATTGACTGAAGAAATGGTGCGTGAACGTGCGATAAAAGGAATTCAAAAAGAAGTGAGTAAAGGAGTTCAATTCATTCGTACACATGTAGACATTACAGATCCAAATTTAACGGGAATGAAAGCATTAGTTACACTGCGCGAAGAATTGAAAGACCTCGTTACATTACAACTCGTAGCTTTTCCTCAAGAAGGATTTTTTAGATATGAAGGGGCAGAGCGTTTAATGCAAGAAGCGCTTGAAATGGGTGCGGACGTAGTAGGGGGATTCCTCACTTTGAAATTTCGTATGAGCATGGCGTGGAGTCATTGCGACGTATTGTCGACATGGCCATCAAGCATAATGTGA